A genomic segment from Enoplosus armatus isolate fEnoArm2 chromosome 12, fEnoArm2.hap1, whole genome shotgun sequence encodes:
- the LOC139294707 gene encoding DELTA-sagatoxin-Srs1a-like — protein MPHRNCSVEINNSSGCYTLSNPRVFTDSGCCEVPLPPMVGPCSAASALFNKTTGAATGAVGVLTYDLFNADLNDYSHVMAVMFSVPYDRNLYSNWFAVGIFDRGNDCDYNLYDMMYNGSENNFARAKADGSCISYEGDYVIVSASMSDSGEAVLRVDISDTGMY, from the exons ATGCCTCATCGCAACTGCTCTGTTGAGATTAACAACAGCTCCGGCTGCTACACTCTTTCCAATCCAAG GGTGTTCACCGACAGCGGCTGCTGTGAAGTCCCTCTGCCACCCATGGTGGGTCCCTGCTCCGCTGCCAGCGCACTGTTCAACAAGACCACCGGCGCCGCCACCGGTGCCGTGGGCGTCCTCACCTACGACCTTTTCAACGCAGACCTGAACGACTACAGCCACGTCATGGCCGTCATGTTCTCCGTGCCCTACGACCGAAACCTCTACTCCAACTGGTTCGCCGTGGGGATCTTCGACAGGGGAAACGACTGCGACTACAATCTTTATGATATGATGTACAATGGGAGTGAAAATAATTTCGCGAGAGCAAAGGCTGATGGCTCCTGCATTTCTTATGAGGGGGATTATGTCATTGTCAGTGCCTCCATGTCAGACTCAGGCGAAGCAGTCCTGAGGGTGGATATCAGTGATACTGGCATGTATTAA